TCCGAACGAGTAAGCGTGATGATGAGAGCTGAGGAGCGAGCTGGCTGACCAGTGAGAAGGTCACGAATGACGCTCGCGCTTCTCTGttccagccagggacaacgatgTGAAGGAGGACAGCGTCCGCGTCTTCGCCAAGAGACGCCAGTGTAAGGGCCAGCTGGAGAGGGACCGGACATACCTCATCATGGGCAAAGACGGTTCCACCACAGACCCCCATGGACAGTGAGTTTCCTATCGAGAACCTGGAGCGCAGTGATGATCAATAATAATTCATTCGAATATTCACTCTGACATGGCCGCTTTTTCCCCCAGAATGCAGTATTTGCTGGACTCGTCTGCGTGGGTGGAACCGGAACCTTCTGGCACAGAATGTACAGCAACAAAAAAGAGGAAGGCGTGCCGAGAATTCTCAAACTTCATCTCGGCTTATTCCATAGACGGCTGCACTCAGTAGCCCGCATGCGCTGCTGCGCTCACCTGCGATTTCCTATGCTGCACATCTGGTTAATGTTGGcgctgtgacacacacacacacacacaaacacgcacctCGTGCATTTCATAAAGGTGtcagatttttattatattcacaCCCCTGCCTACAATTTTCTAATGAAAAAAGCATGTTGCCATGTCTTCAAaagtttttacaaataaaaggTGCGCTTCTACGTGATGAAACACCTTTCGTCCcgcagacacccacacacacacagaggggtcACACACCCCgctgctgctctctgctcaGTGGGCCGATTCAGGTCGGACTATTTATTTTAGCGGCTTGTTTCCTGCGCCTGAGAGAAGCCTCTGTTGAGTGTAAACCGCTCACATTCAGGGTGGGTGAGGTGGCCACAGgctgccccccaaaaaaaaggggCTCTGCGTCACTCGGCCCACAGGGCAAAGGTCAACGCACACAGACAAGTTGTGAGGACACAGGTGGCGAGGAGCGGCCGGTGATAAAATTGTGCACAGAAACGGCCCTTTATGTGCTCATATTATTCCAGCCTGTGAAGAGATGTCCAAAATAAGCATCGTGGCAGCAGAGCGAAATGAAGTCGGGACCCTGGCCAGCCTTGCATACCTTGACTTGGGCAGAGGGTTGAATAGCGAGGGCCACTGACGTGCTGTGATTAGATTTATAGCAGATGTTCGGGTTTATAGCAGCTTGCAGCCAGTCGTTTATTTGAAATTTTGGAAAACTGAACAATTTTAATAACAGGGAAGAAACATGGTACTTCAGATAGATGAAACATTTGCTCTGGAAACAGAACCTCCAGTGCCATGTCAGTGTCATTCCAGAGGGGTGCGCTGCCGAGCTCGGACCACCCATCTCAGGGAGCTGCTGTGGGTGGACAAGCAGCCTTTATTCGCTGGCTAAAGCCTCTCAGCATCATGGTTGGCAGAGGAAAAGTACTGAGAGTCATTTCAAAGGACACCTCTGAACATACTTGGCCATATGGCTTCAGGTCCAAAACCTACATCCTGACAGCCTCAGGCTTGTGGGTGCGTGTGCACTTTTGGACACTGTGAGTACTCCACAAGACCTGCTGGGTTGGAGATGTTCTCCTCTTCACCTGATCAGCGTTTGGTCCATGGTCAATCATCATTTCCTTTTTATGCTATCTAAAATCAAATTATGTATTATACAGAACCATAACGCGCAACGAAAATAAGAtcttaatgaataattaattaacatttcCAAGGCTGTAACTGAAAGCCTGTTCCACGTGTTCATCAGAGGAAAAGCCTTTTCCCCCgtatgggaggggtggggttCCGAAGTCTTTAAAAATGGTACTTCTTGgtctccccctcctctctctctcccactcaaTCATTCATTTGCCACTCCTTCCATCAGTCCACCTCCTGGTTTCAAAGGTGGTGGAGGGAAGAACCAGGCAGCACCATCAGGCAGACGGTGAGTTTGGcacttgattttttttagaataaaaatatatgtttaaaaaaaacattttttactaaCTTTTGGAGCCCTGATTTGACAAAGGAGGGTCATGTTCATTtgacttttattaaaatatttaatcagcACCGCAGGtaacaaattgtattttattcccTCAAACTAACCCTGGTTTAGCTCTAACACTAGATGAATGAATCTAGTCCTTCTGGTCCTTCTGTTTGGTTCTCCGGAGCCAGAATCCAGCTCTGCGTCTGGGTGCCGTTCTGTGGGAGTCAGAGAGTAAAGCCCACGTAAGGGTTAAGTGAAAGACGGCCAGTGAGTCGGAGCCGCAGACAGTGCGGCTCTGTTGCTTCAAGCCTTGCAGGGGATTTCATGGCAGAAACAGTCTATCAGGCTCAAACAGGGACATACTGCCGCCACTGTGACCAACACCGAACGACTACGCTTCAATATGCttcaatgtgttcattcattcacagaGCACTGTTCATGACCATGTGTGGAACCTACGATACAGAAACCAACTCAGATCCAACTCATTAGCTTGACAAATTCACTGCTTGGGCGACAGGTTCCCTTTTTCATTGCATTTATGTagtaattgtttcatttttttaataggaAACCCTGGACTTACCAAAAGGAACAAATATTTCATCCGTGGTTCCTGCTTTCCCTCAAAGGACCAGCCCTCCCATCGGTGGCTCTGACTTGACATTTTTACAACTGTCTGTTTCTTGGACTGGATTGCAACATGATCATATACTTTGCGGTCCTCCTCCTTATCCTCAAACCTTCACCTTCCTCCACAACAACCAGTGACAAAAAGGACGATGTGAGCGTCTCCAGTCTAAACCTCCCCAAAGCTCTGAATGCAACTCTAAAAGTCCAAGAGAAAAACCCAAGTTTGTCTTCTGCTATGAAACCCTCACTTACCACAGATGACCAGACAAATGCCAATGGGAAGGGTGGCGTATTTCCAAGTTCCTTTGGTCCATCTGTTGTTACGAAATTCCAAAAAGTCAAAGAGAAGATCCAGAGTTCGGCGAGTGTCATCAAAGCTAACAAGACTACAGACCTGAATCCCTCAACCCCAACTGCACCTCCGATAGTAAAAACCAAGAAAAAGAGTCTACTTCCTGCAAAGCTTGTTCCATCAGCCAAAGTTAACCAGACCAAAACCCATGTGAAAGTGAACATTGCAAATGATCCGGCTGTCCTTTTGAAGAACAAAGAGAAAACTCACCCCACACAAACCACATCTCCCACAAAACCCACACATACCAAAGATGACCAGACCACTACCCAGGAGAACAGAACCCCAAAACCCCTCAGTCCTCCTACACCAACTGTCATCCTGAACATTACAAAGCTGCTCCTAAACAGCAGGCAGAAGAGCCAGAACCCAGCCAAACCCAATAGGTCCAGCTTGGCTAAAGTCAACCAAACCATTAACCATGAGAACAGTGTTAGTGTAGAGACACAAGCTGGTCCAACTCCTGCTTCAGATGCTACAGAAACCACAACGAAGCCAAAAGCGAAGGTTCAGAAAACCTTGTCAGCATCCAAAAAAGTACCCGCGAGTCCTGAAAAGAGAAACATTCCTGCTGCTCCATCTGACCATCTAAACATCACAAAGCAGCGTTTAAAAGAGAAAAGTTCTGCTTCCCCCACGAAACACACAATAACAGTCAAAGCCAACCACACCACGAGCCAGAAGAACAAGGTCACAGCTCCAACACCACCAAGGTCAAAAGGAAAAGAACCAGAGAGATCTGCACCAACTAACAACAACCAGACAGCGGTCGAGGAAACAGGTATCCCAAACCccgtaaataaattaaatgtgacGAGGCTTGCGTATAAACCTGAAGGGAAAAACCAGACTGTAGCTCCGCCTACCAAAGTCACGCCAGGCAGCGAACCTCTTTCACCCAAAGCCAAACCCTCTTCAGCTGTGAAAGTGGTGCTATCTGGGGGCTTCATGCAGAAGGACCCCCAAAGAAACAGCAGCCGGGCCGTGGAAACGGAGCTGAGCCTGAAGCCGGGGTCCCCGTTGGTCATGACCCACCACATCAACCTGCTCCCTGGGGACTGTGTGGGACACTGCGAGGCTGAGATGGCTGAGCTGAAGAAACGCGTGGAAGCCCTGGAGAAGGAGATGACCACCATGAAGAAGAAATGTGGGTGTCAGAGCGCCCAAGTTGTATTATACGTCTTGCTTTCATGGTTTGTCTTGGTTACtgtcccttcttcttcttcccctaaCAGGCACTTTTTGTCCATCTCCACACTGTCCCAGTAACTGCAGTGAGCACGGCACATGCGAAGATGGGGTTTGTGCGTGCAGTGCAGGATTTGGTGGCTCTGACTGCAGTGTCCCCATCTGTCCATCTAACTGCAGCGAGAAAGGGAAGTGCGTGAAGGGAAAATGCGTGTGTCACCATGGCTACACCGGAAGCGACTGCAATAGAGGTAAATTAAGGTATGGGCCAGGATGGGCAAAACGTCCAGATGCATGCTCACATTTCTCGTTTCTTTTCTCACCCAGAGATGAAAAAACCCAGAGTTTCTGTTGAGACTGTGACAGTTGAAGCAGCGCCAGAGGATGACAGCCTTCCAGAAACGACATCGGTCCAAAAGGCCAAGCTAGATAAAGTGGTTTTCACAAAGAAAGAAGATGAGAAGGCTCAGAAGAAGGAGGTTATGGGAAACAGAGGGACAGAGGAGGAAGGAAAGGAGGCCAACACTAAAGTTGTCTTAAAAGACAACTCTGCATCTAATGGCACAAAGAGCAAAAAGACTGGAGGACAAGCAAGCCAGCCGAGGGACGGGGGAAGACGCCTAGAGCAGGTCAGCCAAGGCAAAATTGCAGTTAAAAAAATGGACCCCAAGCCAAGAACAACTGGGAATAAAGAAGAGCTGAGAGATCAGCCAGTGCAGAATTCCACCCGGACTTCTGGTGCAAACGTCAACGGCACCCTTTCAGCTGTGGTCCAGCCAGTGAAGACCACTAAGCCTTTAGTACGGGGTGGAGAAAACGTGAACATGACGAAGGTGGGCAAAGTAAGAACCTCGTCGTTGAACAGGACACACGTTGTGAAAGACAAGAAGCCGGTTCATGACACTGCAACTGTGGTTCTCAAAGAAGGacaaatgctgaggacaaaaGACGAAAACCTATTGAACACAACAGGTGTGACAAGAAGACACGTTGTGAAGCAGTCCAGCATTGATGTCGTGCTAATCCAGAATAGGACCTCAACCAGTTTCGTTCTGACATGGCAAGTTCAGGGAACGTTCTGGAATTTCACTGTTTCGTGGAGAGAACTCCGCCTTGGAGAAGAAAGGGAGGTGCAGGAGGTCAAGGAGGAAGCCCAGAGGGAGATCACAGATGGACATGTGAACGTAGTAGAAGCCTACAGACAAAAGTCCAACAAAACCAGTGCTCTGGTCCACAGCGGCAACAGCTCCAAGCCTGGGAAGAACATGCGGAGGTTCCACCAGGTCCTCTCTGGGGCTGCTCGGTCCTTACAGTTGCGTAGCCTGCGACCCCAAACACATTATGCTGTTTCCCTTTACGGCACAAGCCCGGGGTACCGCTCCAAACTTCACCACCTCACAGTCACCACAGGTATGCTGCCACGCTTGGTACTGCTGCGGTGTAGCTCTTCTACTGTCTAAATAAAAGACGTGAAAGGATTGCTGCTCCTGGTGGGTGGGGCCTTAATCTTCATGAAAGGTGCTTTCTGCACATTTGAAATATTGACATCAATTCTGCCAATCATCAGacgtttaaaaaatgtaaattcctTGCAATTTGTCATAAAGAGTTAAATGCTTGTTCCTCACGGGATTCACAATATGAAACAACCATTGACAATATCTCAAGTCTGGCTCTCAAATATGGAATTTTTCTCGTTTTACTTATCGACCACTAGCTCCAGAGGCCCCCTCAGAACTGGTCTTCAGCAACGTGAGCGAGACCTCCGTCACAGTGTCCTGGTCCAAGCCAAAGAACAGAGTGAGCGGTTTCAGAGTCTCCTACATGCACACTGAAAGCGGTAAGGCTCCTCGGTCCCAGTGAACCAACGTTCAAATTCTTCTCTCCGCTGATGAGAGCTTTCCTGCTTCAGGAGAGAGTAACTCCATGTCAGTGGATGGCCATTCTTCTGCTGTGGTCCTCACACGACTCTCAGCTGGTTCGTCCTACAACGTCAGCGTGGCCTCCAAACTGGAGAACGACCCCATAGAGAGCAACCCCAACTCTGCTGTTGTGGTCACTGGTAATTCTAATTCTGTCACCATTTTATCGGAGTTATTCATCGCCTTGAGCAATATGTTGTTTGTACGCTGCAGTGCCGGACTCGCCCACCCATCTTCAGGCCATCAATGTGACGGACACGAGAGCTCTGCTGGTGTGGAAACCCGCCCAGGCCAAGGTGGACCGCTACGTCCTGAGCTACAGCTCCGCAAAAGGTGAGTTCCACCCCAAGGCGCGTGGAGGCGCACGAGCGGCTGGGCTCCCGGTAACAGTGTCCCCTGCGGTGGCAGTGCCCAACGTGACGGTGACAGTGATGCTGTCTGGAAGAACGGTGGAGCACCAGCTGAGAGGTCTACACCGTGCGACAGTCTACAGCGTCACGCTGCTGAGCCAGCTCAACGGACTGCAGAGCCGCCACATCGGCGCAGCCTTCACCACCGCCAGCGGTACTCAACCTCGATCACACTCATTATGTAATGCATGTAGACACTAGGGCTGCTGAAATTCATCgaataatcgatgcatcgcgattgGTCGATTTTTTCGCGATGATGTCGCTCGGTGGTTTTCTAGTTAAGAAgcagtgccggtagtgactgtggcggcctgatctgagcgCTACTCtgagttcggcctcgtccacacggacgttcCAAATGAACGTCCTCTGAACGGCATACgcgttttaaaaaaataaataaataaagtatagtgattgtcacatgtgatacacagcagcacagcacatggtgcacacagtgaaatgtgtcctctgcatttaaccatcacccttggtgagcagtgggcagccatgacaggcgcccggggagcagtgtgtggggacggtgctttgctcagtggcacctcagtggccccttggtggctcgggattcgaacaatcaacctcctgattacggggccacttccttaaccgctaggccaccgccgccccattTTAGCTGCATGTCATCTCACTGACGTGTCTGGAAACATCAAGTGAAGAAATGTCATAACCGAGTATTAATTAAGAGCGGTGAAGGTTCGCTCCTCTAGGACACACCCTGTCCTCACActcatgctgtgctgcaggacTGAAGCTCCAGACTGTCACTCCTCAGGCCGTGACAGCACACTCAGCTGTCATCACGTGGAAGGCCCCGCCCCTGCCCTTCAGAACCTACAGGCTCACCTACCAGCTGCCAGGACGAGACGCCAAGGtcagctgcccccccccccgagttCCAGTGCAGACGCTCGCACAAACTCATAACTCATGTCCTTCTCCCTCGACCCGTGGACAGGAGGTGATTCTCAGCGCGTCCGTGGTGCAGTACGAGCTGACGGGGCTGCTGGCCGGGTCCAACTACACCGTGAAggtggagggagagaaggagggccACTTCATCCCCGTCGTGTCCACGGAATTTTCAACAGGTGCCACACGCCTCAAACACCCGACCCTCCAAAACCTGAAATGCTCcatgaaaatgtttctgatgTTCTGTGATGTTCAGGGGGGCTGCACCTGTCCCACCCGGCCGATTGCTCTCAGCTGCAGCAGAACGGGGCGATAGAGTCCGGCGAGATGAAGATCTACCCTCACGGACCCACCGGGAAGCCAGTGGCCGTTTACTGTGACATGGAGACGGACGGAGGAGGCTGGACGGTAATCGTCTGGTGCCCGAGCGTCCAGTTCTGAGGCGTGTGGAGGATGAGGCTCGCCGAGTAACCCCATCCGGTGCCTTTCAGGTCTTCCAGAGGAGGCTGGACGGAAAAACGGATTTCTACAGAAACTGGAAGGAGTACAGCAAGGGCTTCGGCCATCTGAGCGCTGAATTCTGGCTCGGTAACACCCGCATGATACATGACCAGGAAGATGATGATAGAAATGCACGAAGAGCAGAGTAAAGGGGGCGTGTCCTGTTTCCTGCAGGAAACGAGCTCCTGCACACCCTCACCAGCGCGGCCGCCACGAGTCTGCGCGTGGACCTGCGCTCGGGGAACGAGACGGCCTTCGCCCACTACGCCAACTTCACCGTGGCCCCGCAGCAGAGCAACTACACCATGCACGTGTCCGGCTACTCCGGCAACGCAGGTGAGGCTGACAGGCGGGGCTTCGTCACGTTCGGCTGGTTTAATACCTTCCCACTCCGTTAATGTGACATCGTCTCGACCATCAGGGGACTCCCTGAGGTACCACACAAACCGGCCGTTCTCCACCAGAGACAAGGACCCCAACCCACTCAGCATCCACTGTGCCAAGGAGTACATGGGAGGCTGGTGGTACAAGAACTGTTACAAGGCCAACCTGAACGGGCTCTACAGCACCTTCTCCAAGAACCAGGTGACCTTGCATGGCTTTCCTCCTCTCCTACATTCTCCTGCCTCGATGTTTCACATCTTCtcccttcttttcttcttcaggGGGTGGTCTGGATCGACTGGAGAGGCAAGGACGCGTCCATTCCTTTCACTGAGATGAAGCTTCGCCCAGCGTCCTTTGCCTCTGACAAGCAGGGTTAGGGGTGAAAAATGGAGggggtgaagagagagagagagagagagagaaagagtagAGTGGGGCTCTTTACTCACACTGGTGACATTGTAGGATCGTCCCAGAGCCTACATCACAGGATGTCCAAACACGCACTCGCCGGGCCAGTGTGGTCCCACAATGCAGCTGGTGCCTCCGGGATGTCCTCCTATACGTTTACGGACAAGTGCACCGCCTCAGATTGCCCTCTGGCCCCCTTCTCTCCATGATGTGTGTTGACTGTCTGTCAAATGTGTGATGTTTCTGCCGTCGGAACCAAAAAAGCCAATAAAACAACAATCTGTTCTTGTTACGAAGTGTGTTATTCTTGTTTCGTCCATCCATgcatctgtctatctatctatcaccACCACATCCACATCTATCTATCACCACCACAACCGCCTTTCCAAACCATGAGGGATTTCAGAGCTGCAGTTATGCTCTAATCCATTATGGTTCAAGATCTTTCTGATCATGTCCCTCTGCCTCGTTTCACCTTTTCACAGCCACACAGATGAAGGGCAGAGCAATATTTGTTAGTCCTTGTGAGGACATCGTTTTCCGTCCCGCAAGGACGATCCATGCGACAGAGCTGTGTTTGTCTACGGGAGTTGTTATTATAGTGCCCAGAATAAAAGTGAAGCTCTGGCTTTGGAGGACCTTTAGAGTGATGATGATCATCATGTCTGTTGGGTCTGTCGGTGCAGATCCTGGAGGTCTTCTGCTGTTAGCTCTCCTGATGCTGcttctgtggtggtggtggtggaaaaTGCGAGGAACCCATCAGAAAGCCTACAGAGCAGACAGAGGTGGGTTCACCACATCTAATGGTATTTGAGAAGTGATCCATGTGGTTTCTCCAGCTTGTTCTCCCTCCACAGCTCTTCCCGGTCCCCCTTCACTCCCGCTCCTGGGCAACATGTTGGACTTGGCACGGGACCATCTGCCAAGTCACCTGACCACGCTGGCACGTCGCTATGGGAACATATACCGCCTCCAGTGTGGCAGCACCAGTAAAGAGACCCGATCTCCGTTACTTGCACAGTGAGCATCTGACCATGGCCCCTGGTGTGTTCTCTCATTTGCCTGTTGGTGTGACGCAGCGATGGTGGTGCTGAGCAGCGCTGATGTCATTCGGGAGGCCCTGGTGAGGAAGTGGTCAGACTTCGCCGGACGGCCCCACTCCTACACAGGTAACCCCGCCTCCACCGGCCCCACCTGGCACCTCCGCAGCCCCCCTCACGCTTACCGCTCCGTCAGGAGACCTTGTTTCCGGAGGTGGCTGCTCCATCTCCCTCGGAGACTACAGCGAGGAGTGGAAGACCCACCGCAAGGTTACCCATAGTGCTCTGCAGCGCTGCGTAGCTGGCCCGTTGCAGGACGTCATTAAGCAGCAAGCGCTGAAACTCCGACAAGTAAGTAAGCAGAAAGCACTCAACGCGTAGGGCCAGTAAATAATGGCGATGATCACGCCCGAAGTAACACTCAGGTGCCCGCAAGGCAATGGCCCGGctcataacacacaaactacagatcccataatgcagcgcttcGGTTGCCTTGCCGAACCCGGTCCGTTCTGTAGATAAGCGTCGCATTAAACACCTTAACATGCACGGACTTTGATAATATGTGTTGTTGTACGAGAATCTTTCTCGAAATTCGATTATTGAAGTACTGCACCAGTTCTTCAGTATCAGTTCTGTCTTCCTATCCATCTAGCAGACAAGCGTTGTGTACCAGTTTGAAGATGTTAAAATGCGAATGTCCAGGTGCTGCTGGACTACGACGGAGCTGCAGTAGATCTGTCTGAAGACTTCACGGTGGCCGCCAGCAACGTCATCACGGCCCTGTCCTTCCGAAAGCAGGTCCGAGACCACCATCCGATCCCAAGCACAGTTAAACCTGACCTGCAGAGCCACTGACCTTCACAAGATAACATGCgttttgtatgaaaaaaaaagagcatggTTTTCAGTCTACATGCATATTTTGAGACTGGAAATTGTGCGTTCCTCGTGTTCCTCAGTTTGAGAAGAGCTCGACAGATCTGCAGAAGCTGCACGGCTGTCTGAACCGCATTGTGTCGCTGTGGGGTTCTCCGTGGATCTCCGCGCTCGACTCGTTCCCGCTCCTCCGGGTCAGGAATAGTAATAACCACAACACTGACTTTATTCATATCTGCGACTTCTACTCCAGATGTTCTCATTCTGATGTCCCAGTGATGGATGGATCTTTTGCTTGTTCTTCATTTATAAAGAAACTGCCAAATCGTCCCTTCTCCAAATTGTTGGACGAGGTCACTCGGAGAGACGCTCTCATAAGGACGCACCTGGAGGATTTCAAAGTAAGAGCAGAACCGGCCAGACGGTCACGTACCTTAACCGCTGCGGTGCTGGATGTGTGACATCGGGACAAATGTGTCCAGTGCGGCCCGATGCAGGAGAGCGCTGTCGAAGAGGGAGGAGCTGTGACTGCAGCGCTGCTGAGATCTTCCGATCAACCAGAGGGACAAAGACACCGTGCGGTATGTGACCTGGACCACCGGCCCAGATTTTTAACCCTACTTACCATTagaagcatttacatttccagcatttaccagacgcccttatccagagcgacttacaatcagtagttacagggacagtccccccctgaggacactcagggttaagtgtcctgctcagggacacaatggcagtaagtggggtttgaacccgggtcttctggttcacaggcgagtgtgttacccactaggctactaccacccacagaaGCATGAGCCTTCGATGATGAATTATCATAGCGTCCCATAAACGTTTCTACAACGTTCCTTCACGCGACGTTTATAACATGGCAGTGGGATGAGAGTAAAGTCCTCAGGAGATTTTCTGCCGTTCGTGAAGTCAGGTGAGAACACCAACATTTTCTTGTCCTCAACTTCTACCAAAATCCCCACGAGCGTTGAACAGAGTCAACGGCAAGCAAGCGCAGCAAAAACGTGTCTGGTGGTCAGAAGGCGTTCATTTCCAACATCCGGAACGGCGcggtactcagatcaggccgccacagtcactaccggctcTACTTCTTAACTAGAAACCACCAGACAACGTCATTACGAGATAATCCATGCAGAATCGCGATTTCAACAcacttattacacctcgcactgcacctcgtatactccgagcctccagtactgctcgcctggtccctccatctctgaaggtaaaaggaagacgctcatctagactcttctccgtcttggcccctcggtggtggaatgaacttccagctcagtcactgagcaccttcacacggcagctcaagaccttcctctttagagaatat
This genomic stretch from Denticeps clupeoides chromosome 5, fDenClu1.1, whole genome shotgun sequence harbors:
- the tnxba gene encoding tenascin, with translation MIIYFAVLLLILKPSPSSTTTSDKKDDVSVSSLNLPKALNATLKVQEKNPSLSSAMKPSLTTDDQTNANGKGGVFPSSFGPSVVTKFQKVKEKIQSSASVIKANKTTDLNPSTPTAPPIVKTKKKSLLPAKLVPSAKVNQTKTHVKVNIANDPAVLLKNKEKTHPTQTTSPTKPTHTKDDQTTTQENRTPKPLSPPTPTVILNITKLLLNSRQKSQNPAKPNRSSLAKVNQTINHENSVSVETQAGPTPASDATETTTKPKAKVQKTLSASKKVPASPEKRNIPAAPSDHLNITKQRLKEKSSASPTKHTITVKANHTTSQKNKVTAPTPPRSKGKEPERSAPTNNNQTAVEETGIPNPVNKLNVTRLAYKPEGKNQTVAPPTKVTPGSEPLSPKAKPSSAVKVVLSGGFMQKDPQRNSSRAVETELSLKPGSPLVMTHHINLLPGDCVGHCEAEMAELKKRVEALEKEMTTMKKKCTFCPSPHCPSNCSEHGTCEDGVCACSAGFGGSDCSVPICPSNCSEKGKCVKGKCVCHHGYTGSDCNREMKKPRVSVETVTVEAAPEDDSLPETTSVQKAKLDKVVFTKKEDEKAQKKEVMGNRGTEEEGKEANTKVVLKDNSASNGTKSKKTGGQASQPRDGGRRLEQVSQGKIAVKKMDPKPRTTGNKEELRDQPVQNSTRTSGANVNGTLSAVVQPVKTTKPLVRGGENVNMTKVGKVRTSSLNRTHVVKDKKPVHDTATVVLKEGQMLRTKDENLLNTTGVTRRHVVKQSSIDVVLIQNRTSTSFVLTWQVQGTFWNFTVSWRELRLGEEREVQEVKEEAQREITDGHVNVVEAYRQKSNKTSALVHSGNSSKPGKNMRRFHQVLSGAARSLQLRSLRPQTHYAVSLYGTSPGYRSKLHHLTVTTAPEAPSELVFSNVSETSVTVSWSKPKNRVSGFRVSYMHTESGESNSMSVDGHSSAVVLTRLSAGSSYNVSVASKLENDPIESNPNSAVVVTVPDSPTHLQAINVTDTRALLVWKPAQAKVDRYVLSYSSAKVPNVTVTVMLSGRTVEHQLRGLHRATVYSVTLLSQLNGLQSRHIGAAFTTASGLKLQTVTPQAVTAHSAVITWKAPPLPFRTYRLTYQLPGRDAKEVILSASVVQYELTGLLAGSNYTVKVEGEKEGHFIPVVSTEFSTGGLHLSHPADCSQLQQNGAIESGEMKIYPHGPTGKPVAVYCDMETDGGGWTVFQRRLDGKTDFYRNWKEYSKGFGHLSAEFWLGNELLHTLTSAAATSLRVDLRSGNETAFAHYANFTVAPQQSNYTMHVSGYSGNAGDSLRYHTNRPFSTRDKDPNPLSIHCAKEYMGGWWYKNCYKANLNGLYSTFSKNQGVVWIDWRGKDASIPFTEMKLRPASFASDKQG
- the cyp21a2 gene encoding steroid 21-hydroxylase; amino-acid sequence: MMIIMSVGSVGADPGGLLLLALLMLLLWWWWWKMRGTHQKAYRADRALPGPPSLPLLGNMLDLARDHLPSHLTTLARRYGNIYRLQCGSTTMVVLSSADVIREALVRKWSDFAGRPHSYTGDLVSGGGCSISLGDYSEEWKTHRKVTHSALQRCVAGPLQDVIKQQALKLRQVLLDYDGAAVDLSEDFTVAASNVITALSFRKQFEKSSTDLQKLHGCLNRIVSLWGSPWISALDSFPLLRKLPNRPFSKLLDEVTRRDALIRTHLEDFKCGPMQESAVEEGGAVTAALLRSSDQPEGQRHRATLTDTHVHMTMVDLLIGGTETTAAWLCWTVGFLLHRPEIQDQVYEELCSVLEGRYPQYSDRRRLPVLSALVCEVLRLRPVAPLAVPHRAVRDSSIAGYFIPKDSVIIPNLFGAHHDPAVWTDPYKFRPERFLEEGGASLSMLLPFSAGARLCLGESVAKMELFLFTAYLLRDFQLLVPEDTSLPDLKGKATVVLKATPFRVVARPRP